The window ATGAAAAAAATCCAGCCCATGATGAAGGAGCTCAAGGAAAAATACAAAGATGACCGGCAAAAGATGAATCAGGAGCTGATGCAGCTGTACAAGACCTACAAGGTCAATCCGGCCGGTGGGTGCCTGCCCATGCTCCTGCAGATACCGGTATTCATCGGTCTGTACGAGGCCCTGCTGGGAGCGGTTGAGCTGCGTCACGCCTCGTTCATCTCCCATTTTCCGTTTACCGACATCGTTTGGCTGGCCGACCTGTCGTCCAAGGACCCGTTTTATATTACCCCGGTGGTTATGGGGTTGAGCATGTTCTTGCAGCAAAAGCTGTCTCCGACGGCGGGCGATCCCACTCAGGCCAAGATCATGATGATAATGCCCATCTTCTTGACTTTTATCTTTCTCAACTTTCCGGCCGGTCTGGTTGTGTATTTCTTGACCAACAACTTGTTGTCCATCTTCCAGCAGTGGAGGCTGATGCGCAAGGCATAACTGACCGAGCGAACAGGCTGCAAGGAATGACAGGAGTGGATATGCAGGATATGAAGCGATTTGAAGCGAAAAGCGTGGAATCAGCCATTGAGCAGGCCTGTACGTATTTTAATACGACCAAGGACGGCTTGGACATCGAAGTCATAGACAGCGGCTCAAGCGGAATTTTCGGTCTGGGAGGAAGAAACGCCGCCATTCAGGCCGCTGTTCAGAAGAAGGCCCAGGGAAATGACAAGACCTCCCAGGGCAGGGATAAGGAACCACAGGGCAGGGACAAGGGCCCCCGGGCCAACGACAAAAAGTCACCGGACAATGGTAAAGAACCACAGGGTAACGACAAAGAGATCCGGGGCAATGAGCAGGAGCTTGCAGAGCTGGTCCAAAGCGTTGTGAGCAGGTTGCTGGCCCCGTTGATTGATGCCCCCACTCTGGATGTGCAGTTTGAGCAGGACCGGATCAATGTGACTATCCAAGATCAGGAATATTCCGGTCTGATTATCGGAAAGGAAGGGCAGACAATCAGCTCCCTGGAGTACATGGTCAACCGGATTGTGGCCAAGAGCTGGCCGGAGCGGGTCTATGTCCAGCTTGATGCCGGGGGATACCGCCAGCGTCAGGATGACCAGGTCCGGCAGAAGGCCTTGTATCTGGCCCAGAAAGTCAAGGAGTCCGGAAAGGCTCAGAGCACAAAACCCATGAGCTCCTACCATCGCAGGCTGGTTCATGTCGCCCTGCAGGATGAGACCGATCTCATAACCCGTAGCAAGGGGGATGGGCCCATGAAACGGGTGCTCATTGCCCTGAAAAAACGGAAGGAGCAACAGGAGGCCACCCAGACGAACCAGGAAGGGTCAGGAGCTGAGAGCGACAAGCAGTAGGCCAATATACCCTTCATTGCAATGCGTATGTAAAAGCGGCCTTCGGCGGTCGACACCCCGCACACCCTGGCCTTTCCAGGCATACACAGGCTGACGAAACTCTTCCGGGTCCGGCCTTGGCTTCCATGGCCCGGGTTTGACCACGACTTTAAACCTTTACCGGCACAAGCGGAAGTTGACCGCTTGTGCCTTTTTTCTCCCACGCCACTATGGACTCCACGGATACCATCGCAGCAGTTGCCACCCCTCTGGGCCGGGGCGGAATCGGGATAGTCCGCATCAGCGGTCCGAAGAGCC of the Desulfovermiculus halophilus DSM 18834 genome contains:
- the jag gene encoding RNA-binding cell elongation regulator Jag/EloR — its product is MQDMKRFEAKSVESAIEQACTYFNTTKDGLDIEVIDSGSSGIFGLGGRNAAIQAAVQKKAQGNDKTSQGRDKEPQGRDKGPRANDKKSPDNGKEPQGNDKEIRGNEQELAELVQSVVSRLLAPLIDAPTLDVQFEQDRINVTIQDQEYSGLIIGKEGQTISSLEYMVNRIVAKSWPERVYVQLDAGGYRQRQDDQVRQKALYLAQKVKESGKAQSTKPMSSYHRRLVHVALQDETDLITRSKGDGPMKRVLIALKKRKEQQEATQTNQEGSGAESDKQ